CACAACCACTTGACCAGTGAGCTATTACGCACTCTTTCAAGGATGGCTGCTTCTAAGCCAACCTCCTGGTTGTCTTCGCGACTGCACATCCTTTCCCACTTAGCACACCCTTAGGGGCCTTAGCCGGCGATCTGGGCTGTTTCCCTTTCGACGCGCGAAGCTTATCCCCCGCCGTCTCACTGCCACACTAACCACACCGGCATTCGGAGTTTGGCTGACGTCAGTAACCTAGTCGGGCCCATCGGCCATCCAGTAGCTCTACCTCCGGTGTGAACCATGCGACGCTGCACCTAAATGCATTTCGGGGAGAACCAGCTATCACGGAGTTTGATTGGCCTTTCACCCCTACCCACAGCTCATCCCCTCAGTCTTCAACCTAAGTGGGTTCGGGCCTCCACGCGGTCTTACCCGCGCTTCACCCTGGCCATGGGTAGATCACCCCGCTTCGGGTCCACAACATGCCACTACACACGCTCAACACGTGCTACGCCCTATTCAGACTCGCTTTCGCTGCGGCTACCCCACCCGGGTTAACCTCGCGACATGCCAGTGACTCGCAGGCTCATTCTTCAAAAGGCACGCCATCACCCCACCCGGGGGCTTTGACGGATTGTAGGCACACGGTTTCAGGTACTCTTTCACTCCCCTCCCGGGGTACTTTTCACCATTCCCTCACGGTACTTTTCCGCTATCGGTCATTGGGACGTATTTAGGCTTACCGGGTGGTCCCGGCCGATTCACAGCAGATTCCACGGGCCCGCTGCTACTCGGGAACGCCTCCTCGGGAGCCGTAATGTTTTCGCCTACCGGGCTCTCACCGTCTACGGCAGACCATCCCAGGCCACTTCGGCTAACACCACGGTTTCTCACTCCCGCCCGGGCCGGCGGACCCGAGACGAAACGCCCCACCACCCCGCACACACAACCCCCGCCGGGTATCCCATGCGCGCGGTTTAGCCATCCTCCGCGTTCGCTCGCCACTACTAACGGAATCACGGTTGTTTTCTTCTCCTACGGGTACTGAGATGTTTCACTTCCCCGCGTTCCCCCCCGCACCCTATCCATTCAGATGCGGGTGACACGACATCACTCGTGCCGGGTTACCCCATTCGGACACCCTCGGATCCACGCTCGGTTGGCAGCTCCCCGAGGCTTATCGCAGCCTCCCACGTCCTTCATCGGCGCCCAATGCCAAGGCATCCACCATGCGCCCTTACACACTTACAAACACCAGAAAACACTCAACAAAAACCGCTTACCACAGTCTTTGCCAGATGCTCGCAACCACTATCCAACACTCAAACACCACACCCCGCCACCACGCGGAGCACAACACCACCACGGGTGTTGCCTCAAAACCCAACAGTGTGCCGGCGGTTACTGCCTGCTGCCCAACACCTCGGCCCGACGCCACAACACGCCGAACCCACACCCCACGCGGGATGCGTTTACGGTGCTCCCTAGAAAGGAGGTGATCCAGCCGCACCTTCCGGTACGGCTACCTTGTTACGACTTCGTCCCAATCGCCGATCCCACCTTCGACGCCTCCCTCCCCAAACGGGGTTAGGCCAGCGGCTTCGGGTGTTACCGACTTTCATGACGTGACGGGCGGTGTGTACAAGGCCCGGGAACGTATTCACCGCAGCATTGCTGATCTGCGATTACTAGCGACTCCGACTTCACGGGGTCGAGTTGCAGACCCCGATCCGAACTGAGACCGGCTTTCCAAGGATTCGCTTAACCTCACGGCATCGCAGCCCTTTGTACCGGCCATTGTAGCATGTGTGAAGCCCTGGACATAAGGGGCATGATGACTTGACGTCATCCCCACCTTCCTCCGAGTTGACCCCGGCAGTCTCCCATGAGTCCCCACCATCACGTGCTGGCAACATGGGACAAGGGTTGCGCTCGTTGCGGGACTTAACCCAACATCTCACGACACGAGCTGACGACAGCCATGCACCACCTGCACACAGGCCACAAGGGAAGCCGTATCTCTACGACCGTCCTGTGCATGTCAAACCCAGGTAAGGTTCTTCGCGTTGCATCGAATTAATCCACATGCTCCGCCGCTTGTGCGGGCCCCCGTCAATTCCTTTGAGTTTTAGCCTTGCGGCCGTACTCCCCAGGCGGGGTACTTAATGCGTTAGCTACGGCACGGATCCTTCAGGAAAGAACCCACACCTAGTACCCACCGTTTACGGCGTGGACTACCAGGGTATCTAATCCTGTTCGCTCCCCACGCTTTCGCTCCTCAGCGTCAGTTACTGCCCAGAGACCCGCCTTCGCCACCGGTGTTCCTCCTGATATCTGCGCATTCCACCGCTACACCAGGAATTCCAGTCTCCCCTGCAGCACTCCAGCCTGCCCGTATCGCCCGCACGCCCACAGTTAAGCTGTGGCATTCCACGAACAACGCGACAAGCCGCCTACGAGCTCTTTACGCCCAGTAATTCCGGACAACGCTTGCACCCTACGTATTACCGCGGCTGCTGGCACGTAGTTGGCCGGTGCTTCTTCTGCCCCTACCGTCACCACGAGAAAACCCGCAGCTTCGTCGAGGCTGAAAGAGGTTTACAACCCGAAGGCCGTCATCCCCCACGCGGCGTCGCTGCATCAGGCTTGCGCCCATTGTGCAATATTCCCCACTGCTGCCTCCCGTAGGAGTCTGGGCCGTATCTCAGTCCCAGTGTGGCCGGACACCCTCTCAGGCCGGCTACCCGTCGTCGCCTTGGTAGGCCATCACCCCACCAACAAGCTGATAGGCCGCGGGCCCATCCCACACCGCTACCAAACGCTTTCCACCACCCCACATGCGCAGAATGGTCCTATCCGGTATTAGACCCAGTTTCCCAGGCTTATCCCGAAGTGCAGGGCAGGTCACCCACGTGTTACTCACCCGTTCGCCACTCGAGCACCCCAAAAAGGGGCCTTTCCGTTCGACTTGCATGTGTTAAGCACGCCGCCAGCGTTCGTCCTGAGCCAGGATCAAACTCTCCAAACAAAACCATTCAGAGAAAACCCCGACAAACAAAACACCACACCCCGACACGAGGAACATCAGGGCACGGCAAAAACAACAAACAAAACCACCAACACACTATTGAGTTCTCAAACAACACCCGTTCCGGCCGCGCATCGAACCCGCGGCCGATGAGCCGCGTGTTCGTAGTGCGGACGGTGAGGGCAGTCCCTCTGGGAGCCTCGCGGTTAGCGGACTGGCCGCTTCGCGACGGCTCTATCAAGTTACGCGAGGGACAGATCGCAGTCAAATGGCCTTGTGGACGGCCACTTTCACCGCGACAAGTCAATTAACGCCGGCACGGTGCTGATTGTTCCCACTCCCCTTCCCGGAGCGAGCCCGCGACGTGAACGGTTCACCCGACGCGTTCGATGCCGGCGATATTTCGCTTGCCCCGCCGCAACACCAGCCACCGGCCGTGCAAGAAGTCCGCTGGCCGCGGCGTCCACTCCTCGCTGTCGACCTTGGTGTTGTTGACCGAGACGCCGCCTTCGGCGATCGTTCGCCGCGCGGCGCCCTTGCTGGGCGACAGACCGCTGGCCACCAGCAGATCGACGATCCCGTCGGGGGCGCCCGGCTTCAGCTCGGCAACCGGGGTTTCCCGCAGCGCCGCCGCCAGCGTCGCTTCGTCTAGCCGCGCCAGTTCCCCGCGGCCGAACAGGGCCCGGCTGGCGTGCTCGACGGCCTCGGTGGCCGCCTCGCCGTGTACCAGCGTGGTGAGTTCTCGGGCAAGCGTGCGCTGCGCGACCCGCTCCTGCGGGCGCGACGCCGTCGCCTCCTCGAGGTCGGCGAGTTCGTCGGCGGACAGGAACGTGAACCAGCGCAGGTACCGGATGACGTCGGCGTCGGCGGTATTGATGAAGTACTGGTACCACGCGTACGGGGTGGTCATCTCGGGGTCCAGCCACAGATTGCCGCCGCCGGTGGATTTGCCGAACTTGGCGCCGTCGGCCGCGGTGACCAGCGGCACCGTCAGCGCATGCACGGTCACACCCAGCTTTTGGCGCACCAAGCGCACCCCGGCGATGATGTTGCCCCACTGATCGGAACCGCCGATCTGCAGCACGCAGTGGTGCCGCCGGTACAGCTCGACGTAGTCGTTGGCTTGCAGCAGCAGGTAACTGAACTCGGTGTAGGAGATGCCTTCCCCGTCCAGGCGGCGCCGGATGACGTCGCGGTCGAGCATCACGTTCACCGAAAAATGCTTGCCCACGTCGCGCAGGAACTCGATGGCGGACATGTCGCGCGTCCACTCGAGGTTGTTCTCGACGATCGCGCCCGTGGACGCGTTGTCGAAGTCGACGAACTTCTCCAGCTGTCCGCGGATTCGCTCGGTCCATTCCAGGACGGTGTCGGCGGCATTGAGGGTGCGTTCACCGGTGTCGCGCGGGTCGCCGATGAGTCCGGTAGCGCCGCCGGCCAACACGATGGGGCGATGGCCGGCTCGTTGGAAACGGCGCAGGGCCAGTAACGGCACCAGGTGACCCGCGTGCAGGCTCGGCGCGGTGGGGTCGAAGCCCGCGTACACCGTGAGCGGTCCCCGCGCTGCTTCAGCAGCCAGCGCATCAAGGTCGGTGGACTGTGCGATCAGCCCGCGCCAGGCCAGCTCGTCGAGGATGGGTACGCCCACAGTTATAGATCTTCCAGCATTGCGCCCTGCGCCGTTAATCGCTGGCCCCGGGCGCGGGCGCTCGCGGGCTGCGGCGGTAGGCCGAGACCTCGAATCGCCCCTGCAGCCACAGCCGCCACGGCCGGTCGGCGGCCACGCTGATGCCGACTCGGGGACCGCACACGGCATCGAGGGGGTCGTTGAGTTTCAACGTGATGGGGCTGCCGGGATCGAAAAGATCAAGCCCGTTGTCTGCCATGGTGATTCCCAGAGCCGAACATAGGTTTCCAGGTCCGCGCGCCAGCGCGACGGTGCGGACGAGTTCGCCGCGCCGGGACCGCGCCAGCTCGATGCCGCTTTCGATCGCCGCGGACCTGAGCAGGACGGCTGCGGCTGTCCCATCGGGGCCGCACGCGACGTTGGCGCAGACATGGATCCCGTGGCTTCGGTACGTGTAGAGGTGTCCGGGCGGGCCAAACATCACCGCATTGCGACCGTTGAGCCCGCGGTAGGAGTGCGCCGCCGCGTCCGGCCACGGGCCTTCGGGCACCCCACCATAGGCCTCCACCTCGACGATTGTGGCGCTGACACCCCGTCCATAAAGCGTGGCGCCCAGTAGCCGGCGCGCCGCGGTGACCGGGTCGACCGCCAGCTCCTCAGCGCTCACCGGACAAATTTTGCCGCGGCTCTTGACAGTGCGGCATCGGGGGCGGATATTCATCGCATGATGAGTTCATCAAGTGATGAATTACTACCGAGCCGCGATCGCATCGCCGTCGATATCAGCCATCTGCGCGTGATCCGCGGCAAAAGGCCAGCGCTGCAGGACTTTTCGGTACAGATTGCCTGCGGCACCATCACCGGCCTGCTCGGTCCCTCCGGCTGCGGCAAGACCACCCTGATGCGCTGCATCGTTGGCACCCAGATCGTCACCGCTGGTCGGGTCACGGTCCTGGGCCGGCCAGCCGGGTCGGCGGTGCTGCGCCGACGTGTCGGATACATGCCGCAAGACCCGACCATTTACAACGACCTGCGAATCGTCGACAACCTTCGCTACTTCGCGTCGCTGTACGGGTTCGGCAGCCATGCGGCCGACGCCGCCATCGAGCTGGTGGGGCTCTCCGATCACCGCAGCGCCTATTGCGGAAACCTTTCCGGCGGCCAGCGCACGAGGGTATCGCTGGCCTGCGCGTTGGTCTGCCAGCCCGAGTTGCTCGTGCTGGACGAACCGACGGTGGGTCTAGACCCGGTGCTGCGCGCAGATTTGTGGGGCCAGTTCCATGATTTGGCCCGCGGCGGCACCACACTGCTGGTTTCCAGCCACGTGATGGACGAAGCCGACCACTGCGGTGACCTGCTGCTGATGCGTGAAGGTCACTTGGTTGCGCACACCACGCCGAACCGACTACGAGAGGACACCGGATGCACGGCACTCGAGGAAGCGTTCCTGTCCATCATCAAACGCACCACCGCGCAAGCGGCCGGTCCCAGAGCCGGATAGGCCTGCAGGGCTATACCGCCACCACGGCGCGGATTCTGCGTCAACTGGCAGCCGATCACCGCAGCGTGGCGATGATCCTGCTGGTGCCGGTCCTGGTCATCACGCTGATGTACTTCATGTTCGAAAACGCTCCGCATCGACCGGGCAGCCCGTCGCCGTTCAACAACGCCTGCCTGATCCTGCTGGGCCTGTTCCCGCTCTTCTTGATGTTCGTGATCACGTCGATCACAATGCAGCGCGAACGGGCCTCGGGAACGCTGGAGCGGATTCTGACCACCCCGCTGCGGCGGCTCGATCTGCTGATCGCCTACGGGACGGCGTTTTCGATTGCAGCTGCCACGCAAGCCGTTTTGGCCTGCGTCGTGTCGTTTTGGTTCCTCGGCTTCGACACCGCCGGGAGTCCACTGTGGGTGTTTGTGATCGCGATCATCAACGCCGTGCTCGGCGTCGGGCTGGGCTTGTTGTGTAGCGCGTTCGCCCGCACCGAATTTCAGGCTGTGCAGTTCATCCCGCTGGTCATGGTGCCGCAGCTACTGCTGGCCGGCATCATCGTGCCGCGAGGCCTGATGGCGACTTGGCTGCAATGGATCAGCAACGTCTTGCCCGCCGGCTACGCGTTGGAGGCGCTTCAGCAGGTGGGCGCGCATGCGGAGCTGACGGGCACCGCGGTGCGCGACATGGCGGTGGTGCTGGGCTTTGCGGTCACGGCCTTGTGCCTAGCCGCGGCGACGCTGCGGCGGCGGACCCCGTAGACCGTTGGCCAACGTCGAACGCCGACGGCCGGGGCGGCCGGCCGGAAGCTCAGACACCCGGGAGCGAATCCTGAAGAGTGCGCGAGAGCTCTTTGCGCGCAATGGGATTCATAAGACGTCGATTCGGGCGGTGGCCGCGGCGGCGGGCGTGGATTCTGCCTTGGTACACCACTACTTCGGCACGAAGGAACGGCTGTTCGCCGCCGCTGTCCGCATTCCGATCGACCCGATGGAGATCATCGGACCGCTTCGCGAGGTGCCAGTCGACGACCTCGGCTACCAGCTGCCGGCGACGTTGTTGCCGCTGTGGGACTCCGAGCTCGGTGCGGGTGTCATCGCCACAATTCGCTCAGTCCTGGCCGGCTCCGAGGTGAATCTCATCCGTTCGTTCATCGAAGACGTGATCGCGGTGGAGATCGGAAGCCGCGTCGACGATCCGCCCGGCAGCGGAATCATCCGAATCCAGTTCGTCGCATCGCAATTGGTCGGGGTGGTGATGGCGCGCTACATCCTGGAATTGGAACCGTTCAAATCGCTGCCGCCCGAACGAATCGCGCGCACCATCGCGCCGAACCTGCAGCGCTACCTCACCGGGGAGCTGCCGGCCTGGCCCGCGCCATGAGCCGCAGGTGCTCGTCGTCGCTCACCGACTCGGCTTCGTCGACCAGCAGCACCGGGATCCCGTCCTCGATGCGGTAGGCGCGGCGCAGGCGCGGGTTGTACAGCCGCGGGCCGTCGGGTTTGTCGACCAGCAGCAGTGGCCCGCGGTCGGCGGGGCAGACCAGAATGCTCAGTAGCGTTTCGTCGATCATGCGGGGCTCCAGGTCAGTGTGTGCCGCCCAGCTCGGTGCGCGCCGCGGCGGTCAACCGGCGGAACTGGTTGGCGGCCGGGTCGAAATACCACGCGTGGCGTCCCGGTTTGGGAATCCCGGCGGCCCGCAACGCGCTGACGGTGGGCCGGTAGGTGGCGCTCAGCGTCATCTCGGGCACGACGTGCACGATGTCGGGTCCGACGCCGATCGGCGGCATCTTCGCGATGGCCTCGGTGAGGTCGGCGGCGGTGATGCTGGCGCCCGGCCGCAGCGTCACCGCCGACACGGCCACTTGTCGGCCCCGCACCGGCACGCCGTAGGTCACGGCGAGGTCGACCCCGTTGATGAAGCCCAGCGCGTCGGTGATCGGCTCGCAATAGACGATTCCGCGCGCGGTGCGGATAACCGAGCCGCGCCGACCCACCAACCAGTAATCCCCATCTGCGTCGCGGCGGAACAGGTACTCGGTCGATATCCAGGTATCGGCCGGCGCGAACACGCCGCGTTTGACCGAGGCGCTCGGGTCGATCGGCCCGCGCGGCTGGGCCAGCAACACGCCCACTTCGTCGGTGTCGGCGACCTGCACAAACCCGCGGTCGTTTTCCAGGATCAGGTCGTGCTCGGCGTCGTAGGCGCCCAGCTCAACGTGCCCGGCGCCCGGCAGCGGGCGGCCTTTGCTGCCGATCTTGGCACCGGAAACGTTGGCCAGCACGGCCTGCCCATCGGTGGTGGCGAAGAACTCGACGACGTGGGCGGGGGCGAAGGCGTCGATGACGCGCTGCCACAAGCCCGTTGGCATCCCCGAGCCGATGAACAGCCGCACAGGGTGGTTGCCGTGCAAGGCAAATGCCCGGTCGTCGACAACCTCGCGCAACATCGCCCAGGTATAGGACACCACGGTGACCCCGTACTGCCGGACCTCGGCGACGAACCGGTCCGGGCGCAGCCCGCGCGACAGCGCGATACGGGCGCCGCCCACCACCGCGCCCCCCAGACTGACCAGCAAACCGGATTCGTGGTGCAGCGGGGTCAGGCAGTACACGGTGTCCCCCTGGCCCAGGGCAGCGGTCGAGGCGGTCCCGAACGCGGACAATGCCCAGCGATAGTTGGTGATCTGCTTGGCCACCAACTCCCCGCTAGCGGTGGTGGTGAACCCGATGAACGCCAGATCCCGCGCCAGCCCCGGATTCTGCCGGTACCACGCGGGAAGCTCGACCGCGTCCGGGTCGATCTTTTCCATGTCAATGACGTCGGCGTCCTCGGGAAGATGCAGGTCGCGTGATTCGCCGCCACCCAGGACCAACACGTGGCCGGGCAATTGGCGCGCGGTGTCGAGATTGGTCGGGTCAGCGATGATCTCGCTGACACCACCGATCCGTGCTTCGGCGACCAGGTCACTGTCGGGCTGCATCAGCACCGCGACCGCTCCGAGCCGCGACAGTGCGGCGATGGCGACCAGTGCACTCGGCCGGGTTTCCATCAGCACACCGACGTGATCGCCCTGCCGCACCCCGACTTCGATTAAGCCGCGCACCACGTTGTTGATGCGCCGGTTGACCGCCTCGTAGGTGTGGACTCGCCCGTCGAATAGCAGGAATTCACCGTGTGGCGAATCGTGAGCTTGTTCGTCGATGATCCTGCCGAGAGAGATCCGGGTGTGATCGTTGATCTGGCCCAACCGGGCCAGTCTCGGCAGTGTGCGCACGGTTTCCGCGGCCAGGGTGCGCACCGACTTGTTGGCCGCGACCACAGCGTCGGCCGCACCACGGGCCAGTGTCAGCGCCATCTCCGAAGCCTCCCCGACACCGTGCACAACCCGGGACCTCAACGCGACGCCAGATTGGGTTGGCTCGACCGGCCGCTCGACCATCGGCGTGATGTCGGCCGGCTTGTCCCCGGACCCAGAGATCCACAGCACCCAGGCCGCGACGGTCGGCCAGGTTTGCTGCGCCGCTTTCGACCCGACGACGAGGCCGAAATGCCCTGCGCGCAAAGTGTATTCGTATACGTCGGCGTTGGGTGCCGCGCGCCGGATGCCTCGTACGGCCGGGGGCTGTCCGATGTCATCCACTTCGCCGACGAAGGCCAGCACCGGACAGGTGATATCGGTGAGGGTGACCAGTTGACCGTTGATCGCGAAACCACCGGTCATCATCCGGTTGTGCGCGATGAACTGCTTGAGCAGCTCCGAAACCGCCGGCCCGGACCACGCGATCCAGCCTTCGGACTCCAGAAATCTGCGCTGCGGCTCGCGCGGCAGCAACGCTTCACGGTCGTGCAGCTGCCGCAGGAAGTCGATACGGGCCTTGGCCGTTTTGAGCGGGTCGAGAAGCTGAAAACCTGTGCGCGCCAACCAGCTCGGGATGGCCAGGCGATTGAAAACATGGTCCGCCATAAAATTGGCGGCCGTCGCGGCCAGGTTGGGCGGAACACCCATCGGCAGAGCAGCCAGGGTATCCACCGGCGACCCGAAGGTCACGATGCTGGCGATGGTCTTCGAATGACGATACGCGGCCGCCTGGTAGCAGAACATGCCGCCTTGGGAGTAGCCCGCCAGGTGGACGTCCTGGCCGGTGACGTCGGCCGTCGTGTCGACGGCTTGACTGAGCGCGACGACGTGGTCGGCCAGGTTGCGGCGCATGCCGCCCTCGACTTTGTCGGGTTCGCCGAAGTCGATGACCCACGGATCCAGCCCCGCCGCATGCAGAATGCCGACCGCGCCTTCCTGCCGGGTGACGTCCCACATGTTGGCCGACATCATCATCGGATGCACCAACAGCACCGGAGGGCCAGCCGGCGGTTGGCCGGGACGCGTGTCCGGCGGGAAATAGCGCCGCAGCTTGTACATGGATACGCTTTCGATGATCTGAAAGGGCGACGACGCCGTGCCGGTCTCCAGCCCACCCAGGCGCAAGACCTCCAGGCCGTTCTGCGCCGTCGCCATCAGACGCTCGACCGGCCGCATGATCGCTGAAAGTTTCAGATCCACCTGCTGCCTCCCGTTTCAAGTATTCCTGCTGCAGGCGGACCTGACAGCGTGGTCATCATGGCACATTTGCCGCTCCGGGCCGCGGCTTTGACCATCGCGGATGAACCATTGGGAGCGGCACGGTAGCGGCTTGGTCGCGGGCTGCGGACCGGGTTTGCTCGACAGTCCGCTGCGGCACGCTCAGCGAGGGCTCCTCAACAACGCAACCGCTGGCGCAGCCGGGCGGCGACCTCGCGCACGCCGTCCAACTGCTTGGCGACCCGGATCGGCGCCGTGCCCCCGCGCGCGTCGCGCGAGGCGACCGAACCTTCGATCGTCAGCACCTGACGGACATCAGGGGTCAGCGCAGGGTTGATCGAGGCCAGATCTTCGTCGGTCAGTTCGTCAAGGCCGACGCCGCGCCGCTCTGCTTCGCGGACCGCCGCACCGGCCGCCTCATGCGCCGCGCGGAAAGGCACGCCTTGTCGCACAAGCCATTCCGCCATATCGGTGGCCAGGGTGTAGCCTGCGTCCGCCAGCGCCGCCATCCGCTCCACGTTGAAAGTCGCGCTGCCGACCAGGCCAGCCATCGCCGGCAGAAGTAGTTCTAGCTGCGCCACCGCGTCGAACAACGGCTCTTTATCCTCTTGCAGATCCCGGTTGTAGGCCAGCGGCAACCCTTTCAGCGTGGCCAGCAATCCCGCCAGGTTGCCGATCAACCGGCCAGCCTTGCCGCGGGCGAGCTCGGCGATGTCCGGGTTTTTCTTCTGCGGCATGATCGAACTGCCCGTCGACCATGCGTCGTGCAGCGTGACGTACCCGAACTCCGTTGAGCTCCAAATAATGATGTCCTCAGCGAGCCGGGACAGGTCGACCGCGATCATCGCGAACACGAACGCCGCTTCGGCGGCGAAATCCCTGGCCGCGGTCGCGTCGATCGAATTGTCGGCGGCTGCCGAGAAGCCGAGCTCTTCTGCGACCACATCAGGATCGAGCCCCAGCGACGAGCCCGCCAGCGCGCCCGATCCGTACGGCGAAATCGCGGTGCGCTCGTCGAAGTCGATGATCCGGTCGACGTCGCGCAACAGCGGATGGGCGTGCGCCAGCAGATGGTGGGCCAACAGGATCGGCTGCGCGGATTGCAAGTGTGTTTTGCCCGGCATGACCGCGGTCGGGTGGGCGGCGGCCTGGTCGGTGAGCGCGGTGATCACGTCGAACACGCCGGCGGCGACGCACCGCACCGCGTCGCGCAGCCACATCCGAAACAGCGTGGCCACCTGGTCGTTTCGCGACCGGCCGCCCGCAGCCGCCGCCCAGGTCCGAGCCGACCCGCTCGATCAGGCCGCGCTCCAACGCGGCGTGCACGTCCTCGTCGGTGTCCAGCGGCCGGAAGCTGCCGTCGGCCACGTCGTGGGCGAGGCCCTCCAGCGCGGCCAGCAGCCCGTTGCATTGTTCCTCGCTGAGCAGCCCGGCCCGAAACAATACCCTGGCATGCGCTTTCGACGCCGCGATGTCGTAGGGTGCCAGTACCCAGTCGAAGTGGGTGGAGCGGCTAAGTGCGGCCAACGCATCCGATGGCCTGTCGGCGAAACGCCCACCCCACAGCGATCCCTCGTTAGTGCTCATGGCATTTCTGCGCGCAAGTCCCTGCGGGCGGCAAGTTTCGACGACATCCCGTGCACGTACACGAAGCCCTTGGCCTTGGACTGATCGAAGCTGTCGCCCTCGTCGTAGGTGGCCAGGTTGAAGTCATATAACGATTCCGGGCTACGCCGGCCGTTGACCGCGATGTGCCCGCCGTGCAACACCATGCGAACCTCGCCGGTCACATGCTCCTGGGTCTTGGCGACGAAAGCCTCCAACGCGGCCTTCAGCGGCGAGTACCACAACCCGTCGTACACCAGCTCGGCCCAGCGCTGATCGGTCAGCCGCTTGAACCGGCCGAGCTCGCGCTCCAGCGTGACGTGTTCGAGTTCGGTGTGGGCAGTGATCAGCACCATCGCGCCGGGCGCCTCATATATTTCGCGGCTCTTGATGCCGACCAGCCGGTCCTCGACCACATCGAGCCGCCCGACACCCTGCGCGCCGCCGCGGCGGTTCAGCTCTTCGATGGCTTGCAGGACAGTGACCGGCCTGCCGTCGATCGAGACCGGCACACCGCGCTCGAACCCGACGATCACCTCGTCGGGGGTGTTCCAGTTGACGGTGGGATCTTCGGTGTAGGCGTACACGTCTTTGGTCGGCGCATTCCACAGGTGTTCCAGGAAACCGGTTTCCACCGCACGGCCCCACACGTTCTGGTCGATCGAAAACGGCGACCGCTTGGTGACATTGATCGGGATGGCGTTTTCCTCGGCGAACGCGATGGCCCTCTCACGTGTCCACGCGTAATCGCGTACCGGCGCGAGCACCTCC
This Mycobacterium xenopi DNA region includes the following protein-coding sequences:
- the tyrS gene encoding tyrosine--tRNA ligase, giving the protein MGVPILDELAWRGLIAQSTDLDALAAEAARGPLTVYAGFDPTAPSLHAGHLVPLLALRRFQRAGHRPIVLAGGATGLIGDPRDTGERTLNAADTVLEWTERIRGQLEKFVDFDNASTGAIVENNLEWTRDMSAIEFLRDVGKHFSVNVMLDRDVIRRRLDGEGISYTEFSYLLLQANDYVELYRRHHCVLQIGGSDQWGNIIAGVRLVRQKLGVTVHALTVPLVTAADGAKFGKSTGGGNLWLDPEMTTPYAWYQYFINTADADVIRYLRWFTFLSADELADLEEATASRPQERVAQRTLARELTTLVHGEAATEAVEHASRALFGRGELARLDEATLAAALRETPVAELKPGAPDGIVDLLVASGLSPSKGAARRTIAEGGVSVNNTKVDSEEWTPRPADFLHGRWLVLRRGKRNIAGIERVG
- a CDS encoding DNA-3-methyladenine glycosylase; translated protein: MSAEELAVDPVTAARRLLGATLYGRGVSATIVEVEAYGGVPEGPWPDAAAHSYRGLNGRNAVMFGPPGHLYTYRSHGIHVCANVACGPDGTAAAVLLRSAAIESGIELARSRRGELVRTVALARGPGNLCSALGITMADNGLDLFDPGSPITLKLNDPLDAVCGPRVGISVAADRPWRLWLQGRFEVSAYRRSPRAPAPGASD
- a CDS encoding ABC transporter ATP-binding protein translates to MMSSSSDELLPSRDRIAVDISHLRVIRGKRPALQDFSVQIACGTITGLLGPSGCGKTTLMRCIVGTQIVTAGRVTVLGRPAGSAVLRRRVGYMPQDPTIYNDLRIVDNLRYFASLYGFGSHAADAAIELVGLSDHRSAYCGNLSGGQRTRVSLACALVCQPELLVLDEPTVGLDPVLRADLWGQFHDLARGGTTLLVSSHVMDEADHCGDLLLMREGHLVAHTTPNRLREDTGCTALEEAFLSIIKRTTAQAAGPRAG
- a CDS encoding ABC transporter permease: MQGYTATTARILRQLAADHRSVAMILLVPVLVITLMYFMFENAPHRPGSPSPFNNACLILLGLFPLFLMFVITSITMQRERASGTLERILTTPLRRLDLLIAYGTAFSIAAATQAVLACVVSFWFLGFDTAGSPLWVFVIAIINAVLGVGLGLLCSAFARTEFQAVQFIPLVMVPQLLLAGIIVPRGLMATWLQWISNVLPAGYALEALQQVGAHAELTGTAVRDMAVVLGFAVTALCLAAATLRRRTP
- a CDS encoding TetR/AcrR family transcriptional regulator, translated to MANVERRRPGRPAGSSDTRERILKSARELFARNGIHKTSIRAVAAAAGVDSALVHHYFGTKERLFAAAVRIPIDPMEIIGPLREVPVDDLGYQLPATLLPLWDSELGAGVIATIRSVLAGSEVNLIRSFIEDVIAVEIGSRVDDPPGSGIIRIQFVASQLVGVVMARYILELEPFKSLPPERIARTIAPNLQRYLTGELPAWPAP
- a CDS encoding Trm112 family protein, which translates into the protein MIDETLLSILVCPADRGPLLLVDKPDGPRLYNPRLRRAYRIEDGIPVLLVDEAESVSDDEHLRLMARARPAAPR
- a CDS encoding acyl-CoA synthetase, with protein sequence MRPVERLMATAQNGLEVLRLGGLETGTASSPFQIIESVSMYKLRRYFPPDTRPGQPPAGPPVLLVHPMMMSANMWDVTRQEGAVGILHAAGLDPWVIDFGEPDKVEGGMRRNLADHVVALSQAVDTTADVTGQDVHLAGYSQGGMFCYQAAAYRHSKTIASIVTFGSPVDTLAALPMGVPPNLAATAANFMADHVFNRLAIPSWLARTGFQLLDPLKTAKARIDFLRQLHDREALLPREPQRRFLESEGWIAWSGPAVSELLKQFIAHNRMMTGGFAINGQLVTLTDITCPVLAFVGEVDDIGQPPAVRGIRRAAPNADVYEYTLRAGHFGLVVGSKAAQQTWPTVAAWVLWISGSGDKPADITPMVERPVEPTQSGVALRSRVVHGVGEASEMALTLARGAADAVVAANKSVRTLAAETVRTLPRLARLGQINDHTRISLGRIIDEQAHDSPHGEFLLFDGRVHTYEAVNRRINNVVRGLIEVGVRQGDHVGVLMETRPSALVAIAALSRLGAVAVLMQPDSDLVAEARIGGVSEIIADPTNLDTARQLPGHVLVLGGGESRDLHLPEDADVIDMEKIDPDAVELPAWYRQNPGLARDLAFIGFTTTASGELVAKQITNYRWALSAFGTASTAALGQGDTVYCLTPLHHESGLLVSLGGAVVGGARIALSRGLRPDRFVAEVRQYGVTVVSYTWAMLREVVDDRAFALHGNHPVRLFIGSGMPTGLWQRVIDAFAPAHVVEFFATTDGQAVLANVSGAKIGSKGRPLPGAGHVELGAYDAEHDLILENDRGFVQVADTDEVGVLLAQPRGPIDPSASVKRGVFAPADTWISTEYLFRRDADGDYWLVGRRGSVIRTARGIVYCEPITDALGFINGVDLAVTYGVPVRGRQVAVSAVTLRPGASITAADLTEAIAKMPPIGVGPDIVHVVPEMTLSATYRPTVSALRAAGIPKPGRHAWYFDPAANQFRRLTAAARTELGGTH